AATCATGGACAGTGTGTGAATTTGTGACACTGAATTGTGAATgaatgttgtgtgcatgtgcatgtgtgtgtctgccttcCCCCCTGTGCCAAGTGTCTCGGGGTGGGCTCCAGCAGCTATGACCCTGAGTAAGACTAAGTGATTATAGAaagtgagacagagagacatgATTTGACTTTAGGGTTATATGTTGAGTAGAGGTTAGATAGAGCAATAAGGAGCAATATAGAAagtgacataatgaaatgtgtcctctgcgtttaaccatcactcttagtgagcagtgggcagccatgaaaggcacccggggcgcagtgtgtggggacggtgctttgctcagtggcatcttaggattcgaaccttctgattacggggctgcttccttaaccaccaggccaccacttccccactaACAGCATAATGCTTTACACAGTGTGCCATTGTGTTCTACAAAGTAATTTAAGTTGGTGagtaaatttacattgtcactgATTTACTTATTCAGTTATCCTCAGCAACCGTCTCTCTTCTGTATAAACTGTGGGATGGAATGTGTGCCATAAATTGCCAAAAATTTACTTTGACTGGAAAGCATGGCAAGCAGGAAAATTAGTGGGGCTGTTCAGCAAATGGAGATCCTATTAACAATCaaaagaacttaaaaaaaaaagcttgaaatAATCATTCTCAGAATGTGCCATCAAGTAATCATTCACCTTCATATGCCTCataaaacaattgaaaaaaacaaatacataagaGATGTGATACAGTATACAgtttttatttcacaatgaATATTCTAGTTTTCTTGTAAAGTCTTGTATTCAAACTATGTAGCAACACAGCTGAATACAGGTtataaatggggcagtggtggcctactggATAAGGagtggccacgtaatcagaaggttgccggttcgagtcccgatcaaccactgctcactgagggtgatgggttaaatgcataggacaagATTCACTGTGTAAatcttgtgctgtgctgctgtgtatcacaagtgacaatcacttcactttaagattctttattagaaatgttatgattgtgtgtactgtgtatcaAGACTCATTGTTGAATATTCAGttaaaccatttttatttatagaacacttattacaatttacattggttCAAAGCACTTCACGTTAGAAACAAGCTCAAGCTCCTTTTTGCGCAATGCAAAGTAGTGCCATTTCTAAAATAGTGCcgttatttttgttttacttgATTTTATAACTGGCACTGTACAATGACCTGGAATGGTATATTGCACAGGGTACATGAGCACTGCTTAGTGCAGCTGAGCCAGCACAGGGGAAATCTGGATCAGGACATTTCCTCTGCAGCCGCAGTTGGGAGGAGGGTagagcatggtgtgtgtgtgtgtgtgtgtgtgtgtgtctgtgtctggttTCAGGGTGGGGAGCAGGCTCTCTGCAATGCCATTGGCATTGTTTTACTGTGATCCTCTCCCCTGCTGAAAGCAGCTCTTTATTATCTCAGATGTAAGAAATAAAGCAAATGGAGCAGTGTTCTGATTTTATGGTAATTTACTGTTGGTAATATACTTACACATGGAATCAGACAACTCAAAAATCTCAGTTCTGATGTGTCCTCCTTTCACCTTTTGTTGTACACAATTGTATACAACTGGTCCACCATGAtatttctctccttctctgtaTGGggattatatttaaaaaaatcagctCAACACAAGCTTTTTATATGCTGTCCCCCtacatgttatttatttttatggctTCTGAAAATTTGCCTTCTTCCCAAATGTGGTTTTCAGGACAGCTTCTTCCCAGCCCCCAACTCCGCACACACAGGAGGtgtgttgccatgacaacaggcTGAGTCACGATGTAGACTGGTCCATTTTATATCTCAGTAGGGGTAGTGTGTTGGATCTAGGGCTTTGTTCAGAAGGAGTGTACCCGCCCCCTACTGTATTGCTAATGGGAAGACGTCTTCCTTGCCCACCACTGTTGTTTAACTGTTGTTTGTCGTTAAAAGGTGATGATaagttgtttttattaaaattgtgcttGGATGTGACCTGATATCATTATCTCATGAACGCTGACCTTCATATGTTTTATCAGTGATACCATTATGTGATCTTATCATTATGATTGCTTCTCTCCTATGCTGAAAAAAGTGTGAACACTGGCTTTAAAAAACATGAATCTGTCAAccctaatattttaacattacagtaatgtgaataaaccaaacaaacctgctgtaatTAGCATTAgagtaaagaaagaaaaccatttactcataagcataaattagacagcttagtttaaaagagcaaactgctttaatgagaaaacacattaacacatttactttttttctatGCATATAAAAAGGTGAACACTGccaacattttaaaacaggAAGTAATCTGtaacacctaatattttagaaatgctgtaatgtaaataaaccaatcaaacctgctgaaacctgttttttatttttttacattacatcaatggTAAATTGATGTGTGACAAAATCAatggtgtgacagattacttgaATTTTTTAAGTTTATCTAGAGTTCACTTTTTTCTGTGTAACTTGTGATGCAGGTTGTCAATTTTCTCTCCACAGCACGTAAATCATTTTTTTCGTATTATTTGATCTCTATTAaccacattttccattttctctttttcttccatAAATATTGCTGTGACTTACTTCTCCACGTGTCCCCAAAATAAGGTAAGAgtgaataatttttatatacatttttacccACAACTAGTACATGTTTTTATGCCACAACTAGATTTAACTAATTCAACTAGATTTAGCTTATTTTACACCAGGTGAATGTCACACACAGCCCTGACCATCCACAGAtctgaaagaaaatgtgtttggTCAGCCCAGGTCAGcttcttctgtttcttcagGGTCCAGTTAATTGCTTACATGCCCAGTGTAGGCACTTTCAGATATTGACAGGGTTTGGCATGGGTTGCCTGACCAGTCCATGTTTTGACACATTTTGTAGTCGGTAGTAAGGGTTTTAgaaatttatcttttttttatttattttattcttagtTGTCTGGCCATTGTAATTTGGCTCTCTCAGGATCTCTCAGATCCTAATGCCAGTACTTCCTAAACATCAATTTGAGGAACTGACTGTATACTGACTTTTGCCGAACATCATTTCAAATCTCACtctgaaaaaaggaaacactacagtgacagcaggtttgtttagtttatttaaattacatcaatgctaaaatttTAGCTGTGACAGATTTTTAAGTGGTGTaaggtttcttttttcagtgtggatAGCCACACCTTCACCTGGATCACATAAGACCTTTTTGATacctgtatatacacactaaagaCAACATGGTAATAAATGGTTGCATAAATATCGAGTCACTTTTAGTACATGACAGGTCAGTATGTATTTGAAATAATTGAATAAGGGTATATaatttcaataaatatattatacttTTTACATTCAGACTATACCACAACCAAGAACCAGACTTGTATTGTGATGCAACACTGATAacaaatgaacatgaacatcCTTTTCAGTGGTTTACACATATAGTTTTGTATGCAACAATTTATCCATTAACTTGTAGATGACTGTCTACAAAGAACTGACACACCATGCACACGCCAAGGAGTATACATTTGTATATTACAGCCATAAGAAAAGACTTCTTAATGTAATCACACCGAACCAAtgtattttggggaaaaaagcttTGTGTTGACTCATgtcaatataatatattttattttatttagtttaatgaTACTTATCCATACAAACGATATCAGTCACAATGCATAATGGGGTTGTTGTGTCTGTTaagtgaagcctttttttttttatctggtgcAACTGCACCCCCTCTCCGCCTGTGTGGCGCTGTCCGCCGTAGTGGTGCTGAAATACCATTCGCTTCACCCTGCTTCTGTGGCGCGTGGCACGGTCCTTTGTTGCTAGGGAGATTGTGTAGGATGACGTCATGGCATCCTCTAATGTGGGATTTATAGGACGACACAAATCTTTTGTACTTAATACTaggattttattaatttgaacGCTCAGTCGTGTACCTTACTTAAACtacatttgaaatatattaTAATCAATTTTATGTCTTAACCTCCCCCTCCTGCTGCAGTATGTTATACACGAAACAGAATAGCCTCCTTCTTATTCTCTGCTCGTCTCTGACCACCCCTCCCCTTCGTCTCTGCGCATTCTGATGAGACTCTGCACTTCCCTGGTATCGCCACACGAAGGCAGGAGCAGAACAGAAAGGATTTTGAACCAGggttgataataataataataataaaagaacaataataataataattattgttttgattataataataataataattattattattttgcgggttttttattgtatttgtagtTTTTATTGCATAGTTATTATTTGTTTGATTACTAGTATTATAGTTGTAGTGTTATTTTAAAAGCGTAGAGAAATGCTTAAAATGGAATTATTTCAATTTTAGTTATTTCTCGCGAATGTACTCTGCGAACATGGCATTGCAGCACATTGTCTCTGTCTTTAAACGGGAAACAGGATATCATTGGTTGTAAGATGGTCGTGTCTTCCACCAATGGCGAGCAGGAGTGTGGAAAGGGATCGAGTGCTTCTGTCGGTTGTCGCTCGGAGACCAGTGCTGGAAGAACACTGGAAACGGCATTACGTGCTGGGCACAAAGGATTacttttcttgttgttttggaATATGACTATGGATTTAAGACAATGTGTGGGATTATTTAGTTGTGTGGGATACACCCggtgatagatttttttttaaaagacacaaTGGAAGTGTTGTTTTTTCAGAAGTGGTCGGTTGTGTGCTTTTGCCTTTTGTGGAATACAGTTGTGACTCAGAATCGCTATACGATTCCAGAGGAGCTGAACGTGGGCTCCGTGGTCGCAAATGTGGCTAAAGACCTTGGTTTGAGCCTGTCAGAGATTTCTAGGCGCAGGTTACGGATTGCCTCCGAGACCGGTAAGCAGTATTTTAGTCTGGATGTGAGGAAGGGCGAGCTCTTGGTAAATGAAAGACTGGACAGAGAGAGCCAGTGCGCGCACACGGTGCCGTGCGTGTTGCCTCTCGAGGCTGTGCTCGAAAATCCCCTGCAGTTGCATCGAATCGAGGTCGAGGTACAAGACATCAACGACAACGCTCCCAGCTTTTTATCTAACGAGCGCGTGTTGAATATTCCCGAATCGATCCAGCCCGGTGCGAGGTTCCCGCTGGAGAAGGCGGAAGACCCGGACGTGGCTTCGAACACCCTGCGCTCCTACAGTCTCAGCAGCAACGACAACTTTGTACTAAACGTGAAAAACCAGGATGGGGCGAAAATCCCGGAGCTGGTTCTGGAGAGACCTCTGGACCGCGAGAAGCAGGCGGTGCACACGCTCACGCTCACGGCGGTGGACGGGGGCAGCCCGGTGCTGTCAGGCTCCACGAAAATCACCGTTATGGTGCTGGATAATAATGACAATGCCCCTCAGTTCGAGAGACAGTTTTATGAGGCGCACATCAAGGAAAACGCATCGCCCGGTACCGAAGTTTTGTCCGTCAGAGCCACGGATTTCGACGATGCGCAAAATGGAGAGGTGGAGTACTTTCTTGGAGACCAGACACCGGACGCAGTGCAAGCTCTGTTTACCATTAATTCAGACACCGGTGTTATTGAAGTGAGGGGACAGCTGGATTTCGAAACCGCGAATTTACACAAATTTGACGTCCTTGCCAAAGACAGGGGGAATCCGAGAATGGAGGGGCACTGCAGTGTCAAGGTAAAGATCACGGATGTAAACGACAACGCGCCAGAAATCGTCATTACTTCACTGTCGAGCCCCGTGGCCGAAAACTCGCCCGTCGGCACTGTCGTTGCGCTCATCAGCGCGAAGGACGCCGACAGCGGCGAAAACGGGAAAGTCAAGTTGAATATCTCTTTAGGGGTGCCGTTCAGCCTGAACCGATCTCAGTCATCCAGCCATTACGCGCTGGTGACAAATGGACCGGTAGATCGCGAGACGCACTCGCTCTACGAGATAGAACTACACGCTGTAGATTCAGGATCGCCGCCCATGTCTGCTAAAAAGACAGTCACTGTCACTGTTTCCGACGCGAATGACAACCCTCCCATGTTCTCTCAGCCATCGTATACGGCGTTTGTGAAAGAGAACTGCGCGCCGGGAACAATACTGTCCACAGTGGAGGCGCGGGATCCCGACGTGGGAGAAAACGCAAGAATCACTTATTCCATTTTAGATTCGAAGACGCGGGACGTGGTTGTATCTTCTTATTTCTACATGAACGCAGATAACGGCAGCTTGTTTAGCATGCACTCATTCGACTATGAAAAGCTGAAAGTTTTCCAGGTCGTTGTTCAGGCTACAGACCAGGGCTCTCCGCCGCTTAGCAGCAACGTCACCGTCCACGTCTTTATTCTGGACCAAAACGACAATGTCCCCGCTGTTATTTACCCCTCCACGCTCATGGGCTCCGTGTCACACCAGAGGATGCCGCGCTCCGCTAAGGCGGGACACCTCGTTACCAAGGTAACGGCCGTGGACGCGGACTCGGGACACAACGCCTATATTTCCTATAGACTCGCGGACGCCACAGACTCGTCTCTGTTCAGCGTCAATCTGTATACTGGGGAGGTGAGGACTAAACGCTCAGTTTCCGAGCAGGACGACTCCTCCCAGAGACTGATTCTAGAGATAAAGGACAATGGGGAGCCGGTCCAGTCCACCACAGTCACGGTGGAGATCCTGTTAGAGGAAGGACTCCACGAACCGGTTTCAGACTTCAGACCCAAATCATCCGAGGCCGAGAGGAAAAGCACAAAACTCACTTTTTATTTGATCATCTCTCTAGCGGCCGTGTCCGTGTTGTCTTTGTTAACGTTTCTCATTTTACTGATCAAATGCGCTAGAAACAGTCGGGGCAGCTCGGGCTGCTGCATCAGAAGGGGAGACTCTGATGGATACAAGAACCCCAACAGGAACCTGCAGATCCAGCTCAACACTGACGGGCCTATTAAATATGTGGAGGTCCTGGGAGGAGACATGATGTCTCAGAGTCAGTCGTTCGGCTCCTACCTCTCTCCAATGTCAGAGTTCAGTGACTTCACCCTCGTTAAACCCTGCAGCACCTTAGACTTTAAGGAGTCGCTCAGCGTGCTTGATGCATCTTTACCAGACAGCGCGTGGACGTTTGAGAGTCAGCAGGTGAGATTTTTCTCCTCAAGTTTAGAGAATCCAACAGACTTCTGTTATTGTGCCTTTTTAATAAACGCAGCGTGGcacattttcttctttattgCAATTCCACCTGTATTATTTTAACATCATATTTTTATTAAGACTACTACAATGTGTCAAGCCTGCTTCTGAATAACCTCAATTCCCCCCAGTtacttgattttattttagttgtGTTCTCCATATAGTAgacattttaagaaaatgaCAGTTTGTCTGCAAATTTGTACCTGTGTAGACAGAGGCATGAATGTTTCAGCTCCATGGTTATGGACAGTGAAACATGTTCTTACCAAAGCATTCACACTCTAGAGGTTTATTTCGTGAACTTCGACGAATCCATGAATCTCAGGCCATttgtaatcattttattcatttaaatacaatatcTAAATTGTACTTAATTTGCTCCTTCAGACCTTCATTTCAGTGGTTTGGCAGTGTCGTCCTAGCGGGGAAagaaacagaggacacattttgttgtgtgcaccatgtgctgtgctgcagtgcttcacaatgacaatcatggaAAAAAGATAGCCGTACCAATGTATGTGCGTTTCTATATGTGTTGGGTCTTGAGAAACTGGGCATGTTCAGTCTGAATTACCTTATAATTAAAAGCATATTGCATGTTGACTAACTGGTAGTGATCTATTTATAGCTTTAGTGTGGTCCACCTTTGAGATAATTTTACAGTTAAATCAAGTAGAA
The window above is part of the Denticeps clupeoides chromosome 6, fDenClu1.1, whole genome shotgun sequence genome. Proteins encoded here:
- the LOC114791991 gene encoding protocadherin gamma-C5-like, which translates into the protein MEVLFFQKWSVVCFCLLWNTVVTQNRYTIPEELNVGSVVANVAKDLGLSLSEISRRRLRIASETGKQYFSLDVRKGELLVNERLDRESQCAHTVPCVLPLEAVLENPLQLHRIEVEVQDINDNAPSFLSNERVLNIPESIQPGARFPLEKAEDPDVASNTLRSYSLSSNDNFVLNVKNQDGAKIPELVLERPLDREKQAVHTLTLTAVDGGSPVLSGSTKITVMVLDNNDNAPQFERQFYEAHIKENASPGTEVLSVRATDFDDAQNGEVEYFLGDQTPDAVQALFTINSDTGVIEVRGQLDFETANLHKFDVLAKDRGNPRMEGHCSVKVKITDVNDNAPEIVITSLSSPVAENSPVGTVVALISAKDADSGENGKVKLNISLGVPFSLNRSQSSSHYALVTNGPVDRETHSLYEIELHAVDSGSPPMSAKKTVTVTVSDANDNPPMFSQPSYTAFVKENCAPGTILSTVEARDPDVGENARITYSILDSKTRDVVVSSYFYMNADNGSLFSMHSFDYEKLKVFQVVVQATDQGSPPLSSNVTVHVFILDQNDNVPAVIYPSTLMGSVSHQRMPRSAKAGHLVTKVTAVDADSGHNAYISYRLADATDSSLFSVNLYTGEVRTKRSVSEQDDSSQRLILEIKDNGEPVQSTTVTVEILLEEGLHEPVSDFRPKSSEAERKSTKLTFYLIISLAAVSVLSLLTFLILLIKCARNSRGSSGCCIRRGDSDGYKNPNRNLQIQLNTDGPIKYVEVLGGDMMSQSQSFGSYLSPMSEFSDFTLVKPCSTLDFKESLSVLDASLPDSAWTFESQQVRFFSSSLENPTDFCYCAFLINAAWHIFFFIAIPPVLF